The proteins below come from a single Candidatus Chlamydia sanziniae genomic window:
- a CDS encoding FliA/WhiG family RNA polymerase sigma factor, whose translation MKTQEPQNISAIWNLYWETQEIEYRDILIESYLPLVKSVVHRLIIGMPAHVKTEDLYASGIEGLVRAVERYDPEKSRRFEAYAVFLIKAAIIDDLRKQDWVPRSVHQKANKLAQAMDSLRQSLGKEPTDLELSEYLNISQQELAGWFASARPALIISLNEEKPSHSDESSGIALEERIPDMRAETGYDVVNKKEFASFLSSAIQALEERERQVMALYYYEELMLKEIGKVLGVSESRVSQIHSKALIKLRSALAVFL comes from the coding sequence GTGAAAACACAAGAACCACAGAACATTTCTGCAATTTGGAACTTGTATTGGGAAACTCAGGAGATTGAGTATCGAGATATCCTAATAGAATCCTATTTACCCTTAGTCAAAAGTGTTGTTCATCGTTTGATTATAGGAATGCCTGCACATGTGAAGACTGAGGATCTCTATGCTTCAGGAATAGAGGGATTAGTGCGTGCTGTTGAGCGTTATGATCCTGAAAAAAGCCGTCGATTTGAAGCTTATGCAGTCTTTTTGATTAAAGCAGCAATTATTGATGACTTACGTAAACAAGATTGGGTTCCTCGTAGTGTACATCAAAAAGCCAACAAGCTTGCCCAAGCTATGGATTCATTGCGTCAATCTTTAGGAAAAGAGCCCACAGATCTTGAGCTTTCTGAATATTTGAATATTTCACAACAGGAGCTCGCGGGGTGGTTTGCCTCAGCTCGTCCTGCTTTAATTATTTCTTTAAATGAAGAAAAACCTTCGCATAGTGATGAGAGTTCCGGTATAGCTCTTGAGGAGCGCATCCCGGATATGCGAGCTGAAACAGGTTATGATGTTGTCAATAAAAAGGAGTTTGCTTCTTTTCTTTCCAGTGCCATCCAAGCCCTGGAGGAGAGGGAGCGCCAAGTTATGGCTTTGTATTATTATGAAGAACTTATGTTAAAAGAAATTGGAAAAGTCCTTGGGGTGAGTGAGTCTCGAGTATCGCAAATACATTCGAAAGCTTTAATTAAACTGCGATCCGCATTAGCAGTTTTTCTCTGA